One region of Armigeres subalbatus isolate Guangzhou_Male chromosome 3, GZ_Asu_2, whole genome shotgun sequence genomic DNA includes:
- the LOC134228163 gene encoding histidine-rich glycoprotein has product MFRAIIFVTLFAVCFAGYIHPRQDDDEVAETEHHHNIDHKHATSHQSFKIHHFHAVPVYVKKEDQQFLKHPVEVSGIKHNLKIVHPETEHNHAHGLTLENHSEFDSKLHGGYGHDLGHAGTEHVAAQEYGGHQEYEHHQHHYGHLEDQDE; this is encoded by the exons ATGTTCCGAGCAATT ATCTTTGTGACACTGTTTGCGGTGTGTTTCGCCGGGTACATCCACCCCCGGCAGGACGATGACGAAGTGGCCGAAACCGAGCACCATCACAACATCGATCACAAGCACGCCACCTCGCATCAGAGCTTCAAGATCCACCACTTCCACGCAGTGCCGGTGTACGTCAAGAAGGAGGACCAACAGTTCCTGAAGCACCCGGTCGAAGTGTCCGGAATTAAGCACAATCTGAAG ATTGTCCACCCTGAAACCGAGCACAATCACGCCCACGGACTGACCCTGGAGAACCACAGCGAGTTCGACAGCAAGCTGCACGGTGGCTACGGACACGATCTGGGCCATGCCGGTACGGAGCACGTTGCCGCCCAGGAATACGGCGGCCACCAGGAGTACGAACACCACCAGCACCACTACGGACACCTGGAGGACCAGGACGAGTAA